The sequence below is a genomic window from Salinispira pacifica.
CTATGTAGAGTGCATGTCCTCGTTGTCTTCTTCCATAAGATAGAATTAAAGAATACTGCGGCTTGCTAAGGCCGCTGATACATGAGATTGTAGATAGTAGCCTCAAATTGTGGGCGTACCGTCCCCAATGGCAGACCGGTTCCGTCGGGTATTCCCGTTATGCGGCTCATTTCCGGATTACCCCGGATTACCAAAGACGCCAGAAGGATCACCGGCCGGAGTATTTGAATGCCGGAGTGTTGGAAGGAGTGAACAAATGCAAAACCAGTTGCCGAACCAATTGCCAAACCCGTTGAGAAAACGAAGACAGCCATTCTCCCCCCTGTATCTGGGAAAAATATCCCGGTCCCCGGGACAAAGGACGCGCTCTGTGTCCCCCCTGTTGCTGCTTCTCGGAATGCTGGCAGCCGCGGCTGTTCTGTTCTCCGGCTGTGCAACTCCTGAAGCCAGGGCTGTGCGACGGGGAGATATTGAGGATCTGGAGAAATTCCTGGCCAAGGGCGGCGATGTAAACGAACCCCAGCGGGACGGGCGAACCCTTCTGCATGTTGCCGCCGAATACGGCCAGAGCGAGAGCCTTGAATTTCTTCTGGCAAACGGCGCGGAACCCGATCCTAGGGATCCCGGGGGAATCACTCCCTTTTATCTGACCATGGCTATCGGCAGGGTGGACATGGGGCGATCCCTTCTGGAAGCCGGAGCCGATCTTCGGACAGAGACTTCTGAGCTCCGCACCCCGCTCTTTCCTGCTGCAGCCGGCGGCCATGCAGAGGCAGTGGAGTTTCTTCTGGATTTCGGACTTGATCCCGACCATCGGGATGCACAGGGGAGAAATCCGCTGCATATGCTGGGAAAGAACAGCCTGACCGGGATTGCCGGTACACTCATAGCCGAAGGTGCGGATGTCACAGCCCGTTCTTCCAGCGGATCCGAGCTGCCGGTTCACACAGCGGCTTCTGCAGGCGCCTATGAGCTGGTTGAACTGTATGTCCGGGCCTCCTCACCGGAAATTCTCTCGGCCGAGGACAGCCATGGAGATCGGCCGCTTCACCGGGCCATGAACTCTTCCATAAACAGCAGATCTTCCCTGAACACAATGGACTCTATTCTCTCTTTGGGTGCGGATCCGGCCGTACCGGACGGCGAGGACAGACTTCCCGTGCGAATTGCGGTGGAAGAGCTGGATTCCCGTCATCTTCAGCTGCTGCTGGGCTACGGTGCATCACTTCCCCGGTATGTTCGCGACGGACGGCCGGGCAAAAGCGCCCAGCGCACCGGTCTGCTGCACATCGCCGCCAGAAGGGGCACAGACGATACCGGACGCATCCTTCTGGAACGGGGGACCGACCCGGATCTTATTGATGACGACGGTGATACTGCGTTGATGATCAGTGTAAGAGAAGAGAAATGGGATTTTTTCCAATTGCTTATCCAATACAATGCCAACCCGAATATTTTCGACATGGAGGGGAAATCCCCGCTTCTGGTGGCTTTAAACCGCAGCAGTCTTCAGTCCGAGGGGCTGAACTCCATGACCCAAACCCTCATTCAGCGGGGGGGCGTTCTGCCCAATAACTACTCCCTGCTGATTCCGGTGCTGGAAAATGCAGTGGCGAACGAAAACATCGAAGTTGCCCGGCTGCTGTTTAACCGCGGAATATCCGGGTCTGCCGCCGGGGAAGACGGAGAACCGCTCATTTTTACTGCGGTGCGCAATGCCGATGCCGACATGCTGGAACTGCTGCTCATAGCAGGGGCAGATCCCAATGCACGAAATGAGGAAGGTCTCACGCCCATTATGCTGCTTGGTGACAATACCAAGCTGGGAGAAATCCGGGATATCCTGCTACGGGCTGGAGCCATAGATCCTGATGAGGAAAACTCCGGAACTGCGGGCAGTGAGGAATCTGAGGATCCGACAAAGAAATCAGAAGATCCAACCAAAAATTGAGCAACACAACGGCAAGAGGCGAGTGATTTTCATCTGCCGGTTCAGGAGCTGAAATGTCATATATTAAACCTGCCGCATTAAAAAAGGGAGACCGGGTAGGGGTGATCTCCCCTTCGGCGGGCCTTCCTTCCCTGTTTCCCCACATATTTGATGAGGGAATCAAGAATCTGCAGGAACTGGGCCTGGAGCCTGTTGAGTTTCCCACAGCCCGGATGGATGCGAAAACGCTCTATGAAAACCCCGCACTCAGGGCCCGTGATGTAAACGCGGCTTTTGCCGATCCGTCGATTCAGGGGATTATTTCCAGCATTGGAGGAAGCGACTCCATACGGATTCTTCCCTATCTGGATCTTGATGTGATCCGGGATAATCCGAAATTTATGATGGGATACTCAGATTTTACAAGTCTTCACAGCTGGATACATCAGCAGGGGATAATAACTTTCAACGGTCCATCCATCATGGCGGGGTTCTCCCAGTTGAAATCATTTTCTGAAGAGTATCAGAATTATATTAATCGCTTTCTATTTGATGCGTGGGAAGAGTTTGAACTGCCGGATTTTCCTTCCTACAGTAACGGCTATCCCGATTGGCGAAAGACGGAAAACAGAGGCCGTATATTTCAATCCGGAACAGACAATGGACGGCGCTGGCTGCAGGGATCTCAAATCTCCAGGGGCAGACTCTTCGGCGGCTGTATAGAAGTTCTGGAAATGAATAAGGGCACGGATTACTGGCCGGCGAAAGAATTCTGGAACGGCAGAGTTCTTTTCCTGGAAACCAGTGAGGAAAAACCTCCAGTCGACTATGTACGGTATTCTCTACGGAACTACGGCGCCATGGGAGCATTGGAAAGGATCAGCGGTCTTCTTATATCCCGGCCCCGGGATTACAGCGACAAGGAGAAAGCCGATTTGGATTCCGCCGTACTCTCGGTGGTCAATGGTGAATTCGGTTTAAAAGATTTAAATGTGGTGAGCAATATGAGTTTCGGTCACACTGATCCCCAGGTAATATTACCCCAGGGTGGGGAAGTGCTCATGAATCCTTCAGATTCAAGCATCAAAATTGCCGATCCGGTTTTCGAATACTAAGGCTCCGGGATACCCGGAGACCTGACTGTCAGTTTTCCGAAACCTTCAGCTCGTTGTGAATCTGTACCTCATCCCGCGTGTTAACCTTCACGATCTCTCCGGCTCTTTGTAATTCAGCTTGGTCTTTCACCTTACCAATGAGGTGGATACCTCCGCCGTTGCCCTCATCGGGGCGGAAATCAATGGATATGTTGGATGAACTGTCCCGGGATACCTGAGGATCATCAATAATTGCCTGCTGCAGGTATTTTTCCAGGTCCTTCTTTTCCATTTCATCCCATCGCGTAGCAGAGAACGCTGCGAAAATTCCCGGAGGAGCTGTTTCGTATCCTGAGTTTAATGGGGTGTGCATGTTGACCTCCTTAAAATACAATAAATCTGCTTTCACCTTTAAACATACTCATCCCTCCTGCAAAGATCAAATTGGGAGGGTCCGCACTGACTGGATGTAATTTGACCGTCCACGTGAATGATGTAAACCACCGATGCGGAGTAACAATTAGTTAAAAATACGCATATGTAGTTTATAAGTAAAAAATATACAAAAATGTACTGTTCTTTTCTGTTTATCTCTCTAGTCTTTTTTGCAGGTATTCGTTTCCCAATTTTGTACACTCGCCTAAAGGTATATCAGGAAATTAAATATTCCATCGTATATGCTGGAAAACCATGCATATCTCACACTCACACCTAAGATCCCGGAACTGGCACACAAATTGCATATGATTTTGTATAAGAAATTTTAGATACATTCCGTCCCTGCCTGAAA
It includes:
- a CDS encoding ankyrin repeat domain-containing protein, whose protein sequence is MSPLLLLLGMLAAAAVLFSGCATPEARAVRRGDIEDLEKFLAKGGDVNEPQRDGRTLLHVAAEYGQSESLEFLLANGAEPDPRDPGGITPFYLTMAIGRVDMGRSLLEAGADLRTETSELRTPLFPAAAGGHAEAVEFLLDFGLDPDHRDAQGRNPLHMLGKNSLTGIAGTLIAEGADVTARSSSGSELPVHTAASAGAYELVELYVRASSPEILSAEDSHGDRPLHRAMNSSINSRSSLNTMDSILSLGADPAVPDGEDRLPVRIAVEELDSRHLQLLLGYGASLPRYVRDGRPGKSAQRTGLLHIAARRGTDDTGRILLERGTDPDLIDDDGDTALMISVREEKWDFFQLLIQYNANPNIFDMEGKSPLLVALNRSSLQSEGLNSMTQTLIQRGGVLPNNYSLLIPVLENAVANENIEVARLLFNRGISGSAAGEDGEPLIFTAVRNADADMLELLLIAGADPNARNEEGLTPIMLLGDNTKLGEIRDILLRAGAIDPDEENSGTAGSEESEDPTKKSEDPTKN
- a CDS encoding S66 family peptidase — its product is MSYIKPAALKKGDRVGVISPSAGLPSLFPHIFDEGIKNLQELGLEPVEFPTARMDAKTLYENPALRARDVNAAFADPSIQGIISSIGGSDSIRILPYLDLDVIRDNPKFMMGYSDFTSLHSWIHQQGIITFNGPSIMAGFSQLKSFSEEYQNYINRFLFDAWEEFELPDFPSYSNGYPDWRKTENRGRIFQSGTDNGRRWLQGSQISRGRLFGGCIEVLEMNKGTDYWPAKEFWNGRVLFLETSEEKPPVDYVRYSLRNYGAMGALERISGLLISRPRDYSDKEKADLDSAVLSVVNGEFGLKDLNVVSNMSFGHTDPQVILPQGGEVLMNPSDSSIKIADPVFEY
- a CDS encoding BON domain-containing protein, producing MHTPLNSGYETAPPGIFAAFSATRWDEMEKKDLEKYLQQAIIDDPQVSRDSSSNISIDFRPDEGNGGGIHLIGKVKDQAELQRAGEIVKVNTRDEVQIHNELKVSEN